The Acidianus infernus genome window below encodes:
- a CDS encoding thermopsin, with protein MNYTKNNLTSGLLLIQGKYKVVVKSASQFNFHYYIIKLKCIQKALCPSFLFSTNESVLIPIPDLETPEALKAFVVSNVSLSFEIIQCNKIIKEYENTTIVFSKDSYVYFKNPKNIFIKICVYKDSLFYLSYKVIPCFINPYLKLSSLSSEGIASYGILNETKATKPYLIKTTSILGKFNISCILAYNYSQNLVPPCSASLQLNVVLKTCRQVYWLQNVLEFLTLKHEFKLADGILNITCIDSTLSNSSITSPNGYVTIVNQSGKIEYYYGNYYCQPELKYCLPLCGYLVTNVSLEKCGILISFAVIFVKNGSSMCYKEIVYDNVLIHGKFKFAYILVCGKHYTPIGSYYDAELVFGGGGNGEITKFCKLNATLWLFYLKNNTYVTFPNYFTFGEDTAEKVVNIAVNFCKYYAKLTTGKENFRCYRACSYSIDPFHYHNIPSSRNSSTKSITVITISSHVSNPNYYTYEILIPIALILSFILYYLLFRKNDSGS; from the coding sequence ATGAATTATACAAAAAATAATTTAACTTCTGGGCTCCTACTAATTCAAGGTAAATATAAAGTAGTAGTTAAAAGCGCTAGCCAATTCAATTTTCATTATTACATTATAAAATTAAAATGCATTCAAAAAGCTTTATGCCCTTCATTTTTATTTAGTACAAATGAATCCGTTCTAATTCCTATACCTGACTTAGAAACCCCAGAAGCTCTAAAGGCTTTTGTTGTGTCTAATGTATCATTGAGTTTTGAAATCATTCAGTGTAATAAAATTATTAAAGAATATGAAAATACAACAATAGTTTTCTCAAAGGATTCTTACGTATATTTTAAAAATCCTAAGAATATTTTTATAAAAATATGCGTATACAAAGACTCATTATTTTATTTATCATATAAAGTAATTCCTTGCTTTATTAACCCTTATCTTAAACTTTCCTCACTATCTTCAGAAGGCATAGCTAGTTATGGTATCCTTAACGAGACAAAAGCAACTAAACCTTATTTAATAAAAACTACTTCTATTTTAGGTAAATTTAACATTAGTTGTATTTTAGCTTATAATTATTCACAAAATTTAGTACCCCCATGTTCTGCTTCTTTACAACTTAATGTAGTACTGAAAACTTGTAGGCAAGTCTATTGGCTTCAGAATGTTTTAGAATTTCTTACATTAAAACATGAATTTAAACTAGCAGATGGTATTCTAAATATTACATGTATTGATTCTACTCTTTCAAATTCTAGTATTACCTCCCCCAATGGTTACGTTACAATAGTTAACCAAAGCGGTAAAATTGAATATTATTATGGAAATTATTACTGTCAACCGGAGCTCAAATACTGCTTACCATTATGCGGATATCTAGTAACAAACGTTAGTTTAGAAAAATGCGGAATATTAATCAGTTTTGCTGTTATTTTTGTTAAGAATGGTAGTTCTATGTGCTATAAGGAAATTGTATATGATAACGTTTTGATTCATGGTAAATTCAAATTTGCTTACATATTAGTTTGCGGGAAACATTACACTCCAATTGGAAGTTACTACGATGCAGAATTAGTTTTCGGAGGAGGAGGAAACGGTGAAATTACCAAATTCTGCAAGTTAAATGCTACATTATGGTTATTTTATCTTAAGAATAATACTTACGTAACTTTTCCAAATTACTTTACTTTTGGAGAGGACACTGCGGAGAAAGTTGTAAATATCGCAGTTAATTTTTGTAAATATTACGCAAAGTTAACTACTGGAAAAGAGAATTTCAGATGCTATAGGGCATGTTCTTATTCCATAGATCCTTTTCATTATCATAATATCCCATCATCGCGTAATTCATCAACAAAATCTATAACTGTAATTACAATTAGTAGTCATGTCAGTA
- the nucS gene encoding endonuclease NucS, with amino-acid sequence MMEKYKFFDLPEFSTVKDILENERKNYVITLFGLCKILYAGRASSIATYSSRLITFKPDGSVLVHSNKKLKPVNWQPSSSEVKVEIGDELNIYVERKRPKEVLEILMPIVYYLSLSKVDEGEFHLFGSESEMVEEVVKNPELISRDFIPLEREYQTPFGKIDLLGVTSTGYLILEFKRAQAGLEAVSQLKRYVDYLSWKGERVRGGIVAPSISKSALKLLKKYGLEYFQLSPKLLPTIRLK; translated from the coding sequence AAAGTACAAATTCTTTGATCTTCCAGAGTTTTCTACTGTAAAAGATATTCTAGAGAATGAAAGGAAAAACTATGTTATTACTCTCTTCGGGTTATGCAAAATTCTATACGCTGGTAGAGCTTCCTCTATAGCCACTTATAGTTCTAGACTAATAACTTTTAAGCCTGATGGAAGCGTTCTAGTTCATAGTAATAAAAAGCTTAAGCCCGTTAATTGGCAACCTTCGAGTTCAGAAGTTAAGGTGGAAATAGGTGACGAACTTAATATTTACGTGGAAAGGAAGAGACCTAAGGAGGTCTTGGAAATTTTAATGCCTATAGTGTATTATCTATCTTTATCGAAAGTGGACGAAGGTGAATTTCATTTATTTGGTAGTGAGAGCGAAATGGTGGAAGAAGTAGTTAAAAATCCTGAATTAATTTCTAGAGATTTCATACCTTTGGAAAGGGAGTATCAAACTCCATTCGGTAAAATAGACTTGCTTGGAGTTACTTCTACAGGATATTTAATCTTGGAGTTTAAGAGAGCTCAAGCAGGACTAGAAGCTGTTTCTCAGCTGAAGAGATACGTTGATTACTTAAGCTGGAAAGGAGAGAGGGTTAGAGGAGGAATAGTTGCTCCGTCAATATCTAAGAGTGCGTTAAAATTGCTTAAAAAGTATGGGTTAGAGTACTTTCAACTAAGTCCAAAACTACTTCCTACGATAAGATTAAAATAG